A single genomic interval of Granulicella tundricola MP5ACTX9 harbors:
- the preA gene encoding NAD-dependent dihydropyrimidine dehydrogenase subunit PreA: MPTLECNFAGIKCLNPFWLASAPPTNCGEQIMRAFDAGWGGAVWKTIGEPITNVSSRYSSIDWAGQRMMGFNNIELISDRPIATNLREISEVKRRYPKHVVIASLMVESKREVWHDMVAQAEDAGADGLELNFGCPHGMSERGMGSAVGQVPEYAEQITYWVKERARTPVIVKLTPNISDIRMPARAAKRGGADALSAINTINSITGIDLDTFEPRPMVDGKSSHGGYCGPAVKPIALNMVQQIMADKDAMLPLSGIGGIGTWKDAAEFILLGCGNVQVCTAAMHYGYRIVEDMADGLLEWMAAKGFETIEDFRGLSLPNVREWKQLNLNYRIVAKIHADKCIGCQLCYTACWDGAHQCIHLDRAEGGAEMVPAGTDPRHTHHEANPHGKPTPAMVLGLSAKTITTTPIPKLDLSGAGVNSSVTPIARIPRVDEDECVGCNLCSLVCPVEDCITMERVETGLPFQSWEERSAAGLAPAGGSEVGIAEGH; the protein is encoded by the coding sequence CTGCCAACGCTTGAATGTAACTTCGCCGGTATCAAATGCCTGAACCCCTTCTGGCTGGCCTCCGCGCCGCCGACCAACTGCGGCGAGCAGATCATGCGGGCGTTCGACGCGGGCTGGGGCGGGGCGGTGTGGAAGACCATCGGTGAGCCGATCACGAATGTGAGCTCGCGTTACTCATCCATCGATTGGGCGGGGCAGAGGATGATGGGGTTCAACAATATCGAACTCATCAGCGACCGCCCCATTGCGACGAACCTGCGCGAGATCAGCGAGGTCAAGCGGCGGTATCCGAAGCATGTCGTCATCGCATCGTTGATGGTCGAAAGCAAGCGCGAGGTGTGGCATGACATGGTCGCACAGGCCGAGGATGCCGGTGCCGACGGGCTGGAGCTGAACTTCGGCTGTCCGCATGGGATGAGCGAACGCGGTATGGGATCCGCAGTAGGGCAGGTGCCGGAGTATGCCGAGCAGATCACGTACTGGGTGAAGGAACGTGCGCGCACGCCGGTCATCGTGAAGCTGACGCCGAACATCTCCGACATCCGTATGCCCGCGCGTGCTGCCAAGCGCGGCGGCGCAGATGCGTTGAGCGCAATCAACACGATCAACTCCATCACCGGCATCGATCTGGATACGTTTGAGCCTCGTCCGATGGTGGATGGGAAGAGTTCACATGGCGGGTACTGCGGGCCGGCGGTGAAGCCGATTGCGCTGAACATGGTCCAGCAGATCATGGCGGACAAAGATGCGATGCTGCCGCTCTCGGGCATCGGCGGGATTGGGACTTGGAAGGATGCGGCGGAGTTCATCCTGCTGGGCTGCGGCAACGTGCAGGTCTGTACGGCGGCGATGCACTATGGATACCGGATCGTCGAAGACATGGCCGATGGGTTGCTGGAGTGGATGGCGGCAAAGGGCTTTGAGACGATCGAGGACTTCCGTGGACTTTCGCTTCCGAATGTCCGCGAGTGGAAGCAGCTTAACCTGAACTACCGCATCGTGGCGAAGATCCATGCGGACAAGTGCATCGGCTGCCAGCTTTGCTATACGGCCTGCTGGGATGGAGCGCACCAGTGCATTCATCTGGATCGTGCGGAGGGTGGGGCGGAGATGGTGCCTGCAGGGACCGATCCTCGCCACACCCATCATGAGGCGAATCCGCATGGCAAGCCTACGCCGGCGATGGTGCTGGGCCTCTCCGCCAAGACCATTACAACGACTCCAATTCCGAAGCTGGACCTGTCCGGCGCGGGCGTGAACTCATCTGTAACACCGATTGCACGTATTCCAAGAGTGGATGAGGATGAGTGCGTGGGCTGCAATTTATGCAGCCTGGTGTGCCCGGTGGAGGACTGCATCACGATGGAACGGGTGGAGACTGGGCTGCCGTTTCAGAGCTGGGAAGAACGGAGCGCCGCGGGACTTGCACCTGCGGGTGGAAGCGAGGTCGGCATTGCTGAAGGACACTAA